One Aegilops tauschii subsp. strangulata cultivar AL8/78 chromosome 7, Aet v6.0, whole genome shotgun sequence genomic window carries:
- the LOC141027070 gene encoding uncharacterized protein, with translation MERKRKAVGNSKERGGDLKRYFEVLGSGSSSKSNPSTHESVNVSAHATHQDQVSSVQVEHENLMQTEQVEEQTTDSLEAIVEENAEVHEVEAFRKHVGGPCSIHNISKTACDDFKNQGASVKSKVTTYSKGSLVKYETRVDTSLGIVSYLALQGEPFRGHDESSTSLNKGNFLELLDWVKERIPEVKVAFDELCPKNAKMTSGKIQKILAKHCAQAVTKAIKEEMGDSLFSVLIDECRDISVKEQMAVLVVVAVSRCCKGVEDFFEYVTMIANLSTSSCKRKDKLLDKQKEVLLDKIKSGEMPTGRGKNQETSLGGRFGSSSFVFILKMMLKILRMTNDLSLLLQKKDQNVVQAMSLVTDVRTRLINWRNNGWEPLLEDVKAFCTKNDIPIPNMDDIFTKWGKSRKGGRNNVMADHFFRVDTFYAAIDSITIEFDHRFNEVSSELLQNFSCLDPRNSFSRFNVNKLARLTEIYHEDFSDYEREHIVDNLELFIIHMRRIEDFRACHDIASLAKKMVELERHVMFLAVYRLIELALLLPVATATVERAFSSMKIIKTELRNRMSDGWLNDLMVCYIE, from the exons ATGGAAAGGAAGAGGAAGGCAGTAGGAAATTCAAAGGAAAGGGGAGGAG ATTTGAAAAGATATTTTGAAGTGCTTGGTAGTGGCAGCAGCTCGAAATCGAATCCAAGTACTCATGAAAGTGTCAATGTTTCGGCACATGCCACTCATCAAGATCAAGTGAGTTCGGTGCAAGTAGAGCATGAAAATTTGATGCAAACTGAACAAGTGGAAGAACAAACTACAGATtctcttgaagctatagtggaaGAGAATGCTGAAGTTCATGAAGTTGAAG CATTCCGTAAACATGTTGGTGGGCCATGTAGCATCCACAATATTTCAAAAACAGCATGTGATGATTTTAAAAATCAAGGGGCAAGTGTGAAAAGTAAAGTTACAACTTACAGCAAAGGTTCACTAGTGAAGTATGAAACTCGTGTGGATACATCTTTGGGCATTGTAAGTTATCTAGCATTGCAAGGTGAACCATTTCGTGGACATGATGAATCCAGTACTTCTTTGAACAAGGGAAATTTTTTAGAGTTACTTGATTGGGTGAAAGAAAGAATTCCAGAAGTGAAGGTTGCATTTGATGAGCTATGCCCTAAGAATGCCAAAATGACTTCtggaaaaattcaaaaaatcctTGCTAAACATTGTGCACAAGCGGTCACCAAGGCAATCAAAGAAGAGATGGGTGATTCTCTTTTCTCTGTTCTTATTGATGAGTGCCGTGATATATCGGTGAAAGAACAAATGGCCGTG TTGGTAGTTGTTGCTGTTTCGAGATGCTGCAAGGGTGTTGAGGATTTTTTTGAATATGTGACCATGATTGCTAATCTCAGTACTTCATCTTGCAAGAGGAAGGATAAATTGCTTGACAAGCAAAAAGAGGTTCTTTTGGATAAGATTAAGAGTGGTGAGATGCCAACGGGAAGAGGGAAAAATCAAGAAACATCCTTG GGCGGGAGGTTTGGTTCATCAAGCTTTGTGTTCATCTTGAAGATGATGCTAAAAATCCTTCGCATGACAAATGATTTGTCTCTTCTATTGCAAAAGAAGGATCAAAATGTTGTTCAG GCAATGTCATTGGTTACAGATGTGAGAACACGTTTGATCAACTGGAGAAATAATGGTTGGGAGCCACTCTTGGAAGATGTCAAAGCCTTTTGCACCAAAAACGACATTCCGATACCAAATATGGATGACATCTTTACAAAGTGGGGAAAATCAAGAAAAGGTGGACGAAACAATGTCATGGCTGATCATTTTTTCCGCGTGGACACCTTCTATGCTGCCATAGACTCCATCACCATAGAGTTTGATCATCGTTTTAATGAGGTATCTTCGGAGCTGCTCCAGAACTTCTCTTGTCTTGACCCAAGAAACTCCTTTTCTAGGTTCAATGTGAATAAGCTTGCTAGACTCACAGAGATTTATCATGAGGATTTCTCAGATTACGAACGTGAACATATAGTTGATAACCTAGAGCTATTCATTATCCATATGAGAAGAATTGAAGACTTTAGAGCTTGTCATGATATTGCAAGTCTAGCTAAAAAGAtggttgaacttgaaaggcatgTCATGTTTCTTGCTGTTTATCGCCTCATTGAGTTGGCATTGCTACTACCGGTAGCGACGGCAACAGTTGAAAGAGCCTTCTCATCAATGAAAATCATCAAGACTGAGTTGCGCAACAGGATGTCTGATGGCTGGCTTAATGACTTGATGGTGTGTTACATTGAGTGA